From the Pseudomonas putida genome, one window contains:
- a CDS encoding amino acid ABC transporter ATP-binding protein: MSVPLRQVPAVPEPKPAFLRLESIHKQFGPYEVLHDVNFEMRKGEVVAIIGPSGSGKSTLLRCINQLEPPTRGRIRLDELDIDAATPLARADLLKLRRRIGMVFQSFNLFPHMTVLRNVSLAQVRTLGRSQREADARSLQLLERVGLVDKAGHYPARCSGGQQQRIAIARALALEPELMLFDEPTSALDPELGLEVLAVMKELAAEGMSMIVVTHEMHFAETVSDRVVVMADGRILEQGPSARVMRQPQHERVVKFLQAVRDR; this comes from the coding sequence ATGAGCGTTCCGCTGCGCCAGGTTCCAGCCGTGCCTGAGCCCAAACCTGCGTTCCTGCGCCTGGAGTCGATCCACAAGCAGTTCGGCCCCTATGAGGTGCTGCACGACGTCAATTTCGAGATGCGCAAGGGCGAGGTGGTGGCCATCATCGGCCCCAGCGGCTCGGGCAAGAGCACCTTGCTGCGCTGCATCAACCAGCTGGAGCCGCCGACCCGCGGGCGCATCCGCCTCGACGAGCTGGACATCGACGCGGCCACGCCACTGGCACGCGCCGACCTGCTGAAGCTGCGCCGGCGCATCGGCATGGTGTTCCAGTCGTTCAACCTGTTCCCGCACATGACCGTGCTGCGCAACGTCAGCCTGGCGCAGGTGCGCACCCTCGGTCGCAGCCAGCGCGAGGCCGATGCGCGCTCGCTGCAGTTGCTGGAGCGGGTGGGCCTGGTCGACAAGGCCGGGCACTACCCGGCGAGGTGCTCCGGTGGCCAGCAGCAACGTATCGCCATCGCTCGGGCACTGGCGCTGGAGCCTGAGTTGATGCTGTTCGACGAGCCGACCTCGGCGCTGGACCCGGAGCTGGGGCTGGAAGTGCTGGCGGTCATGAAGGAGCTGGCTGCCGAGGGCATGTCGATGATCGTCGTCACCCACGAGATGCACTTTGCCGAGACGGTGTCCGACCGGGTGGTGGTGATGGCTGACGGGCGTATCCTCGAACAGGGCCCCAGTGCCCGGGTGATGCGCCAGCCACAGCATGAGCGGGTGGTGAAGTTTCTCCAGGCCGTGAGGGACCGCTGA
- a CDS encoding amino acid ABC transporter permease: MNDILSMLLTGVPWTLGVTLCAFATGVVLGFPLCALRMARSRGLAALGAAIVLTLRSIPPIVWLFFIFFGIGGGYLTLSPFVAAVVGLGLITAAQMAEVYRGAFAAIPDGQYEAAHVLNLSPPQRFFDVVLPQLTRISIPTAATYAIGLLKDSAVASTLGVADISFQAYQVSQQTFQGLGVYSAAALVYLVLSVPVALASRWVSASLQRRISQ; this comes from the coding sequence ATGAACGACATTCTCTCGATGTTGCTCACGGGCGTGCCGTGGACGCTGGGGGTGACCCTGTGTGCGTTCGCCACCGGGGTGGTGCTGGGCTTTCCGCTGTGTGCGCTGCGCATGGCCCGCTCACGGGGGTTGGCGGCGCTCGGTGCGGCCATTGTGCTGACCTTGCGCTCGATCCCGCCGATCGTCTGGCTGTTCTTCATCTTCTTCGGCATTGGCGGTGGTTATCTCACCCTGTCGCCGTTCGTCGCGGCGGTGGTCGGCCTGGGCCTGATCACCGCCGCACAGATGGCCGAGGTGTACCGCGGCGCCTTTGCGGCGATCCCCGATGGCCAGTACGAGGCGGCCCATGTGCTCAACCTGTCGCCACCGCAACGCTTCTTCGATGTGGTGTTGCCGCAACTGACACGCATCTCCATCCCGACGGCGGCCACCTATGCCATCGGCCTGCTCAAGGATTCGGCGGTGGCGTCGACCCTGGGGGTGGCAGACATCAGCTTCCAGGCGTACCAGGTGTCGCAGCAGACCTTCCAGGGGTTGGGTGTGTATAGCGCTGCCGCGTTGGTGTACCTGGTGCTCAGCGTGCCGGTGGCGCTGGCCTCGCGCTGGGTGTCGGCGAGCTTGCAACGGAGGATCAGCCAATGA
- a CDS encoding amino acid ABC transporter permease has product MNEILSQWAEWFPELWKGFVLSLQVTAISLLLGVCLGLLLALGVSAKGRAVRYPALVIVELGRGAPALILLQYFYFGLPSVNLTLSSFWAAVLALAYCTAAYTSEIIRGGLEAVARGQHEAAEVIGLDRVDALRYVILPQALRVALPSLLGFSIMMFQASSLCFTIALPEIVSRASAIGSSTFQYMPVLVLAGLMYAAVCAPASLGVAALERRLAPGQHATP; this is encoded by the coding sequence ATGAACGAGATCCTGAGCCAATGGGCCGAGTGGTTCCCGGAGCTGTGGAAGGGCTTCGTGCTGTCATTGCAGGTGACCGCCATCAGCCTGTTACTCGGCGTGTGCCTCGGCCTGCTGCTGGCCCTGGGCGTGAGCGCGAAGGGCAGGGCGGTGCGCTACCCGGCGTTGGTGATCGTGGAGCTGGGGCGCGGTGCGCCGGCCTTGATCCTGTTGCAGTACTTCTACTTCGGCCTGCCGTCGGTGAACCTGACCCTGAGCTCGTTCTGGGCGGCCGTGCTGGCGCTGGCCTACTGCACGGCGGCCTATACCAGCGAGATCATCCGGGGTGGCCTGGAGGCGGTGGCCCGGGGTCAGCATGAAGCGGCCGAGGTGATCGGCCTGGACCGGGTCGATGCGCTGCGCTATGTGATCCTGCCCCAGGCACTGCGGGTGGCGCTGCCGTCGCTGCTGGGCTTCTCGATCATGATGTTCCAGGCCTCGTCGCTGTGTTTCACCATCGCCTTGCCCGAAATCGTCAGCCGCGCCTCGGCCATCGGCTCTTCGACCTTCCAGTACATGCCGGTACTGGTGCTGGCCGGGCTGATGTATGCAGCGGTCTGCGCCCCGGCAAGCCTGGGCGTCGCCGCCCTGGAAAGAAGACTGGCGCCCGGCCAGCACGCAACACCCTGA
- a CDS encoding substrate-binding periplasmic protein, with translation MMKPFKRITRCLAFCVAVAGSAQALAECKPGHSFTTLTPGVLTVAAWVFPPYSIPGPNQELGGVDGEIIRQIAARECLTIKASVLDPAAAIQSVVTRRADVVIGDWYRTVERGKVLGLSAPLYLDVMGIISKPGYVTVGELEGKRVGTVQGYLWVNDLKKVLGDNLVLYPNPVAMAQDLASGRIEAGIDSHAVAIASQQKGAYQGASIKVSAPDPRVKATEQPGQTAIPYMRSNAELGKALDANIQALHGSGEIARILEAHGLDRQAAEVGAPRLVD, from the coding sequence GTGATGAAACCATTCAAGCGTATTACCCGTTGCCTGGCCTTCTGTGTCGCCGTGGCCGGCAGTGCCCAGGCCCTGGCCGAATGCAAGCCAGGCCACAGCTTTACTACCTTGACCCCCGGCGTCCTGACGGTCGCGGCCTGGGTGTTCCCGCCATACTCGATCCCTGGGCCAAACCAGGAGCTGGGCGGCGTGGACGGCGAGATCATCAGGCAGATCGCCGCCCGCGAATGCCTGACCATCAAGGCCAGCGTGCTTGACCCGGCGGCGGCGATCCAGTCGGTGGTCACCCGCCGTGCCGACGTGGTGATCGGCGACTGGTACCGCACCGTCGAGCGCGGCAAGGTGCTGGGCCTGTCGGCACCGCTGTACCTGGATGTGATGGGCATCATCTCCAAGCCCGGCTATGTCACGGTCGGCGAACTGGAAGGCAAGCGGGTCGGCACCGTGCAGGGTTACCTGTGGGTCAATGACCTGAAGAAGGTGTTGGGCGATAACCTGGTGCTGTACCCCAACCCGGTGGCCATGGCCCAGGACCTGGCGTCCGGGCGCATCGAGGCGGGTATCGACAGCCATGCGGTGGCAATAGCGTCGCAGCAGAAGGGGGCCTATCAAGGCGCGAGCATCAAGGTGTCGGCGCCCGACCCGCGGGTGAAGGCCACCGAGCAGCCGGGGCAGACGGCAATTCCGTACATGCGGAGCAATGCCGAACTGGGCAAGGCGCTCGATGCCAACATCCAGGCGTTGCATGGCAGTGGCGAGATTGCGCGGATCCTCGAGGCCCATGGGCTGGATCGACAGGCGGCTGAAGTGGGGGCGCCGCGGCTGGTGGATTGA
- the hemB gene encoding porphobilinogen synthase → MSNRFPSVRPRRLRQNESLRTIFQETEFRLEDLILPIFVEEGIDDFVPITSMPGVNRIPEKLLAQEIERYARAGIKSVMTFGVSHNLDATGSDTWNENGLVARMSRICKDTVPEMVVMSDTCFCEYTSHGHCGVLHDHGVDNDATLANLGKQAVIAAAAGADFIAPSAAMDGQVQAIRSALDGAGFHDTAIMAYSTKFASSLYGPFREAGGTALKGDRKSYQMNPMNRREAVRESLLDEQEGADVLMVKPAGAYLDVIADIRAASRLPLAAYQVSGEYAMIKFGGLAGAIDEGRVVRESIGAIKRAGADLILTYFAMDLAREGV, encoded by the coding sequence ATGTCCAACCGTTTCCCTTCCGTTCGTCCTCGCCGCCTGCGCCAGAACGAATCCCTGCGCACGATCTTCCAGGAAACCGAATTCCGTCTGGAAGACCTGATCCTGCCGATCTTCGTCGAGGAAGGCATCGATGACTTCGTGCCGATCACCAGCATGCCGGGTGTCAACCGCATTCCGGAAAAACTGCTGGCCCAGGAAATCGAGCGCTATGCCCGCGCCGGCATCAAGTCGGTGATGACCTTCGGCGTATCGCACAACCTGGACGCCACCGGCAGCGACACCTGGAACGAGAACGGCCTGGTCGCGCGCATGTCGCGGATCTGCAAGGACACCGTGCCGGAAATGGTCGTGATGTCCGACACCTGCTTCTGCGAATACACCAGCCACGGCCACTGCGGCGTGCTGCACGACCACGGCGTGGACAACGACGCCACCCTGGCCAACCTGGGCAAGCAGGCGGTCATCGCCGCCGCTGCTGGTGCCGACTTCATCGCCCCGTCGGCAGCGATGGACGGCCAGGTGCAGGCCATCCGCAGCGCCCTGGACGGCGCCGGCTTCCACGACACCGCGATCATGGCTTACTCCACCAAGTTCGCCTCGTCGCTGTATGGCCCGTTCCGTGAAGCAGGCGGTACCGCGCTCAAGGGCGACCGCAAGAGCTACCAGATGAACCCGATGAACCGCCGCGAAGCGGTGCGCGAGTCGCTGCTCGACGAGCAGGAAGGGGCCGATGTGCTGATGGTCAAGCCGGCCGGTGCCTACCTCGACGTGATCGCCGACATCCGCGCCGCCTCGCGCCTGCCGCTGGCGGCGTACCAGGTGAGTGGCGAGTACGCAATGATCAAGTTCGGCGGCCTGGCCGGTGCCATCGACGAAGGCCGGGTGGTGCGTGAAAGCATCGGCGCAATCAAACGTGCCGGTGCCGACCTGATCCTGACCTACTTCGCCATGGACCTGGCCCGCGAAGGGGTCTGA
- the leuS gene encoding leucine--tRNA ligase has product MRQQYDPVWVESTVQAKWLRDEVFKAVEDESRPKYYACSMLPYPSGKLHMGHVRNYTINDMLARHLRMKGYNVLMPMGWDAFGLPAENAAMQSGVPPAKWTRMNIADMKSQMQPLGLAFDWSREIATCDPQYYKWNQWFFLKLLEKGVAYKKTQVVNWDPVDQTVLANEQVVDGRGWRSGALVEKREIPGYYLRTTQYGEELLSAIDTLDGWPDMVRSMQRNWIGKTSGVRVAFLHGVEDASGQLIDAGKLWVFTTRVDTLMGVTFCAVSPDHPLAKRAIELEAGLESQVQVCRQSAHPSPAVGAQPKVGIPSGLHVEHPLTGEPVAVWITNYVLGEYGEGALMGVPAHDERDFDFARQYGLPVRAVIAFEGAPHDPAAWSDLYASREGRLINSGEYDGLTVEQASVAIFDALAERQCGEQATTWRLRDWGISRQRYWGTPIPIIHCEHCGDVPVPYADLPVVLPTDCIPDGSGNPLQQHDAFRHVTCPRCAAPALRETDTMDTFVDSSWYFMRYCDPDCHTSMVGPGNRYWMPIDQYIGGIEHAVLHLLYARFWTKAMRDEGLVDFDEPFKNLFTQGMLLRESYYRKAEDGSRRWFYPSEVSVNYDKKGRPVSATAIEDGLPVSLGGVEKMSKSKNNVVEPKDIINRFGADTARLFTIFAGPPDQSTIWSDSGVEGAYRFLRRLWNVAVDERTRWDEGGDVATDATQASRVRFETHGLLQQINNDYERLQYNTVVSGAMKMLKVLEGARDAGRQACRETLSILLQVLHPVTPHITQLLWETLAFPGAIHDSAWPTPDSEALKQDEVKMMVQVNGKLRGEIFVQADADHDTIRGQALCDKALSKYLQGAVRMIVVPNRLVNFIV; this is encoded by the coding sequence ATGCGACAGCAATATGATCCAGTCTGGGTTGAGAGCACGGTTCAAGCCAAATGGCTTCGCGATGAAGTCTTCAAGGCTGTCGAAGACGAAAGTCGGCCAAAATACTACGCCTGCTCCATGCTGCCCTACCCGTCAGGGAAGTTGCACATGGGCCATGTGCGCAACTACACGATCAATGACATGCTGGCCCGCCACTTAAGGATGAAGGGCTACAACGTCCTGATGCCGATGGGCTGGGACGCATTCGGCCTGCCAGCAGAAAATGCCGCTATGCAGTCGGGTGTGCCTCCGGCCAAATGGACACGGATGAACATCGCCGACATGAAATCGCAGATGCAACCGCTCGGCCTGGCGTTCGACTGGTCAAGGGAAATCGCCACCTGCGATCCGCAATATTACAAGTGGAACCAGTGGTTCTTCCTGAAACTGCTGGAAAAGGGCGTGGCCTACAAGAAAACCCAGGTCGTCAACTGGGACCCTGTCGACCAGACCGTGCTGGCCAATGAGCAAGTGGTGGATGGGCGGGGTTGGCGATCCGGGGCACTGGTGGAAAAACGCGAGATTCCGGGCTACTACCTGCGTACCACGCAGTATGGCGAAGAGCTGCTGTCGGCCATCGATACCCTGGACGGCTGGCCAGATATGGTTCGCAGCATGCAGCGCAACTGGATTGGCAAGACCAGTGGCGTGCGCGTAGCCTTCCTCCACGGGGTCGAAGATGCCAGCGGGCAGTTGATCGACGCGGGCAAGCTGTGGGTGTTCACCACGCGCGTCGATACGCTGATGGGTGTGACGTTTTGCGCTGTGTCCCCTGATCATCCCCTGGCAAAGCGAGCAATCGAGCTCGAAGCCGGTCTTGAATCACAGGTGCAGGTGTGCCGGCAGTCGGCACATCCCAGCCCTGCTGTCGGCGCACAGCCGAAAGTTGGCATTCCGAGCGGCTTGCATGTCGAGCATCCATTGACCGGGGAACCGGTCGCCGTCTGGATCACCAATTATGTACTCGGTGAGTATGGCGAAGGCGCCTTGATGGGGGTACCGGCCCACGATGAACGTGATTTCGACTTTGCCCGCCAGTACGGTTTGCCCGTGCGCGCAGTCATCGCATTCGAAGGGGCGCCCCATGACCCTGCCGCCTGGTCGGATCTTTACGCCAGCCGGGAAGGCCGCCTGATCAACTCTGGCGAATACGATGGCCTCACGGTGGAACAGGCGTCGGTAGCGATCTTCGATGCCCTGGCCGAGCGCCAATGCGGCGAGCAAGCCACCACCTGGCGCTTGCGAGACTGGGGCATCTCCCGGCAGCGCTACTGGGGAACACCGATTCCAATCATCCATTGCGAACACTGTGGCGATGTACCGGTGCCTTATGCGGACCTGCCGGTAGTATTGCCGACAGACTGCATTCCCGACGGCAGTGGCAATCCGTTGCAGCAGCATGATGCGTTCCGCCACGTCACATGTCCGCGATGTGCCGCCCCCGCGCTTCGGGAAACGGACACCATGGATACCTTCGTCGACTCAAGCTGGTACTTCATGCGCTACTGCGACCCGGACTGCCACACCTCGATGGTCGGGCCTGGCAATCGCTACTGGATGCCCATCGACCAATACATCGGCGGTATCGAACATGCGGTGCTGCACCTGCTCTATGCCAGGTTCTGGACCAAGGCGATGCGCGACGAAGGATTGGTGGACTTCGATGAGCCGTTCAAGAACCTGTTCACCCAAGGCATGCTGCTGCGGGAGAGTTACTATCGGAAGGCCGAAGATGGCAGCCGCCGTTGGTTCTACCCCTCCGAAGTATCGGTTAACTACGATAAGAAGGGCCGCCCGGTCAGCGCCACGGCGATCGAGGATGGTTTGCCCGTTAGCCTGGGCGGGGTGGAGAAGATGTCCAAGTCGAAGAACAACGTGGTCGAGCCCAAGGACATTATCAACCGGTTTGGCGCGGACACTGCCCGCCTGTTCACCATCTTCGCAGGGCCTCCCGACCAGAGCACGATCTGGAGCGACAGCGGAGTCGAAGGAGCTTATCGCTTCCTGCGCCGTCTCTGGAACGTTGCCGTTGACGAGAGAACTCGCTGGGATGAAGGTGGCGACGTCGCGACGGATGCCACGCAAGCCAGCCGCGTGCGTTTCGAGACCCATGGCTTGCTGCAGCAGATCAATAACGATTACGAGCGGCTGCAGTACAACACCGTCGTCTCGGGCGCAATGAAGATGCTCAAGGTGCTCGAAGGCGCCCGCGACGCTGGCCGCCAGGCCTGCCGGGAAACCCTGTCTATTCTCCTGCAGGTACTGCACCCGGTGACGCCACATATCACCCAACTACTCTGGGAAACGCTGGCATTCCCTGGCGCGATCCATGACAGTGCCTGGCCGACCCCGGACAGCGAAGCCCTGAAACAAGATGAAGTGAAGATGATGGTGCAGGTCAACGGCAAGCTGCGCGGGGAGATTTTCGTCCAAGCCGACGCCGACCATGACACGATCCGGGGCCAAGCGCTCTGCGACAAGGCATTGAGCAAGTATCTGCAAGGCGCGGTAAGAATGATCGTGGTACCAAACCGACTGGTGAACTTCATCGTCTGA
- a CDS encoding ornithine cyclodeaminase family protein translates to MLLLNRQDIEQCVELPRLVRVLEDAHRNFISSPPVVPDRLMITHQRENAFSLFMPALLPEQSTLGIKVSSFHAGNGVRGLPAVNGAVLLIEPETGRLLAMLDSAVLTAIRTSAMSALATNKLCPLRRLNLAVIGAGVQAAAHVRAMAAVRELGRVRIYSRRAEQSAALAERLSIELCLPIHAVDSLHLALADADIVCTTTSHASPTPLITSDMLKPLAHINAVGGSTPAACEIDPWLLAEAQVHVDHLDSARHESSVWPRGWLAGGSKEHQGCSNPTSSRSA, encoded by the coding sequence ATGCTGCTTCTCAATCGCCAAGACATCGAACAGTGTGTCGAACTGCCGAGGCTTGTTCGCGTGTTGGAAGATGCGCATCGAAATTTTATATCTTCGCCTCCGGTGGTTCCCGATCGGCTGATGATCACCCACCAACGCGAAAACGCATTTTCCCTGTTCATGCCAGCGCTTTTGCCAGAGCAATCCACCTTGGGAATCAAGGTATCGTCGTTTCACGCCGGCAACGGCGTGCGGGGTTTGCCGGCAGTAAACGGCGCCGTCTTGTTGATCGAACCAGAAACCGGACGGCTGCTGGCAATGCTGGACAGCGCGGTCCTGACAGCGATACGCACCAGCGCGATGAGCGCATTGGCCACCAACAAGCTGTGCCCGCTGCGGCGCCTCAACCTTGCCGTGATCGGTGCCGGGGTCCAGGCCGCCGCACATGTGAGGGCCATGGCTGCCGTCCGCGAACTTGGGAGGGTGCGGATTTATTCGCGGCGGGCGGAGCAGAGCGCTGCGCTGGCCGAACGATTATCCATCGAGCTCTGCTTGCCAATCCATGCGGTCGACAGCCTGCATTTGGCGCTGGCCGACGCAGACATCGTCTGTACCACCACCTCCCACGCCAGCCCAACGCCACTGATCACTTCGGACATGCTCAAGCCGCTCGCGCATATCAACGCGGTGGGTGGCAGCACGCCCGCCGCATGCGAGATCGACCCGTGGTTACTGGCCGAGGCCCAGGTGCATGTCGATCATCTCGACTCGGCCCGCCATGAATCTTCTGTCTGGCCCCGTGGCTGGCTGGCAGGAGGTAGCAAGGAGCACCAAGGCTGCTCTAATCCGACTTCATCGAGATCAGCCTAA
- a CDS encoding aldolase/citrate lyase family protein produces MVERMTMGQPVPRSLLYCSALHPEQYAKSTSTDVMVIDLEDGVPQGQKAHARACVEQFYRSRVVQRTALRINPLRDNEGLLDLLLIQSLEYRPEFIVMAMTEAAAEIDVVRANLCRDGASPKILVTVETSACLRDIYEIADTADGLIFGSEGVLGGALPAAASAHPLNRICEAEEVASAVYWLSSQEASFVTGIAMPVDGGTQA; encoded by the coding sequence ATGGTTGAGCGCATGACGATGGGCCAGCCTGTTCCGAGAAGCCTGCTTTACTGTTCCGCGCTGCACCCCGAGCAGTACGCAAAGAGTACCTCGACGGATGTCATGGTGATTGATCTGGAGGACGGCGTACCCCAGGGGCAAAAAGCCCACGCGCGCGCCTGTGTCGAGCAGTTTTATCGCTCGCGGGTGGTGCAGCGAACGGCTCTGCGCATCAACCCGCTGCGCGATAACGAAGGGTTACTCGACCTCTTGCTCATTCAATCGCTGGAATATCGACCTGAATTTATCGTGATGGCCATGACCGAAGCGGCTGCCGAGATCGATGTGGTCCGGGCCAACCTGTGCCGAGACGGTGCAAGTCCGAAGATTCTGGTCACGGTCGAGACGTCAGCCTGCCTGCGCGATATCTACGAAATCGCCGACACAGCCGATGGCCTTATCTTCGGCTCGGAAGGGGTTCTTGGTGGTGCCCTGCCGGCAGCAGCCAGCGCCCACCCACTCAATCGCATCTGCGAAGCAGAGGAGGTAGCCAGTGCAGTTTACTGGCTGTCCTCCCAGGAGGCTTCGTTCGTGACTGGCATCGCGATGCCGGTGGATGGCGGAACTCAAGCCTGA
- a CDS encoding aminotransferase class I/II-fold pyridoxal phosphate-dependent enzyme produces the protein MSDLKNQYINTARTVEIGNPSWQLAQNSGLTDLSVRHVERSRMADQNGHTFMNMCSCSYLGLEIDPRLARRAADYVLQSRTVNLPTSRIRIRLKELDELEQAMSAHFKCSAFTATSCSAGIVASLPLLAGGIFTDGQRPFMIFDKHAHFALNQVKAVCGDETHVVTCNHNDVDFIEDMCKRHPLVAYVADGAYSMGGSAPIERLLQLQDKYGLFLYFDDSHSLSAYGERGEGYIRTFMPEINTRTMLVYSQAKAFGANGGGIFMSERADYQQVFRRFGGPMSYSQYVNPATIGASMASLDIHQSPELGKLQKKLNTNIQLFDSLFPTQHAGSGLPIRVVPLDNPDLAVSVSEGVFKRGYYTSAVFFPIVARNKSGLRVMMRADMSHADIHGFCAAVRAEVERARQGLPVAHG, from the coding sequence ATGTCTGACTTGAAGAATCAATATATAAATACTGCTAGGACGGTCGAAATTGGGAATCCCTCCTGGCAACTCGCGCAGAACTCCGGGTTGACCGACTTGAGCGTCCGACATGTAGAACGCAGCCGCATGGCCGATCAGAACGGACATACCTTCATGAATATGTGCTCCTGCTCTTACCTCGGGCTGGAAATCGACCCACGTCTTGCCAGACGCGCGGCGGACTATGTGTTGCAAAGCAGAACCGTCAATTTGCCGACCTCCCGCATCCGGATCCGCCTTAAAGAGCTGGATGAACTGGAGCAGGCCATGTCTGCACACTTCAAGTGCAGCGCCTTCACCGCAACCTCATGCAGCGCGGGGATTGTTGCATCGCTGCCTTTGCTGGCAGGCGGTATTTTTACGGATGGGCAACGCCCGTTCATGATCTTCGACAAACATGCACATTTTGCCTTGAACCAGGTCAAGGCGGTCTGTGGGGATGAGACCCATGTGGTTACATGCAACCACAATGATGTCGACTTCATCGAAGACATGTGCAAACGCCACCCTTTGGTCGCCTATGTCGCCGACGGGGCCTACAGCATGGGCGGCAGCGCACCGATCGAGCGCCTACTGCAACTGCAGGACAAGTACGGGCTATTCCTGTACTTCGACGACTCGCACTCACTGAGCGCATATGGCGAACGGGGCGAGGGTTATATCCGCACCTTCATGCCGGAAATCAACACACGGACGATGCTGGTGTACTCCCAGGCCAAGGCTTTCGGGGCCAATGGTGGTGGAATCTTCATGTCTGAACGAGCAGATTACCAGCAGGTCTTCCGCCGCTTCGGTGGACCGATGTCCTACTCACAGTATGTCAATCCAGCCACCATCGGTGCCTCGATGGCTTCGCTGGACATTCACCAGTCTCCCGAACTTGGCAAACTGCAGAAAAAGCTAAACACAAATATCCAACTGTTCGACAGTCTGTTCCCTACCCAGCATGCGGGCTCTGGCTTGCCGATTCGCGTTGTCCCGTTGGACAACCCCGACTTGGCGGTCAGCGTTTCTGAGGGTGTGTTCAAACGCGGTTACTACACCTCCGCCGTGTTCTTCCCGATTGTCGCCAGGAACAAGTCAGGGCTGCGCGTAATGATGCGTGCCGATATGTCCCATGCGGACATCCATGGTTTCTGTGCGGCCGTACGCGCCGAGGTCGAGCGGGCCCGTCAGGGTTTGCCGGTTGCCCATGGTTGA
- a CDS encoding MFS transporter produces MRSTAPPVLIDDVEINRFHQLLTLRTGLGWVMVGYILSIIGVATLPMSAALQLGGFWQGMVAAMALLGVFAGGFFGGWLTDRMGRQKLFFVAPAIVLLSSIAMLWVQDPLALSLLRLCCGLAVGIEYTAAGSLLTEFIPQKSRGSRLSLLTVLWFVGAALAYIAGNFMLADAGPEQWRTVMASPAIIAGLLLLARLGTPESPRWLLNKGRRQEAEQVIRQVYGPAFSLRNISDDTASGKAMSFLDALRAGYGKRIFFVVMFWACAVIPLFAVYAFVPKLFQALKLTGNLAAYGSMGITLILVIGCCVATWLINYLGRRTIIIHSFLWSGLALLGLGLFPDAQGWVVLSLFGAYALFIGGAQVLEFVYPNELFPTEIRAFAVGMGASLAAFSSAIGTWLVPISLEQFGIANTMFAASAITMLGLAVSLVLAPETRSMSLQEAAAL; encoded by the coding sequence ATGCGTTCCACTGCCCCACCCGTCCTGATCGACGACGTTGAAATCAATCGCTTCCATCAACTGCTCACCCTGCGTACCGGGCTGGGCTGGGTGATGGTCGGTTACATCCTCAGCATCATCGGCGTCGCCACCCTTCCCATGTCCGCAGCCTTGCAACTGGGCGGCTTCTGGCAAGGCATGGTCGCCGCCATGGCCCTGCTCGGCGTGTTCGCCGGCGGCTTCTTCGGCGGCTGGCTGACCGACCGCATGGGCCGGCAGAAGCTGTTCTTCGTCGCCCCGGCCATCGTCCTGCTGTCGTCCATCGCCATGCTCTGGGTTCAGGACCCGCTGGCCCTGTCGTTACTGCGCCTGTGCTGCGGCCTGGCCGTCGGCATCGAATACACCGCTGCCGGCTCGCTGCTGACCGAGTTCATCCCGCAGAAATCCCGTGGCTCGCGCCTGTCGCTGCTGACCGTGCTGTGGTTCGTTGGTGCCGCGCTGGCCTACATCGCCGGCAACTTCATGCTGGCCGACGCCGGCCCCGAACAATGGCGCACGGTCATGGCCAGCCCGGCGATCATTGCCGGCCTGCTGTTGCTGGCCCGCCTGGGCACCCCGGAGTCGCCGCGCTGGCTGCTGAACAAGGGCCGCCGCCAGGAGGCCGAACAGGTGATCCGCCAGGTCTACGGCCCGGCGTTTTCGCTGCGCAACATCAGCGATGACACCGCCTCGGGCAAGGCGATGTCGTTCCTCGACGCGCTGCGCGCCGGCTACGGCAAGCGCATCTTCTTCGTAGTGATGTTCTGGGCCTGCGCGGTGATCCCGCTGTTCGCCGTGTACGCCTTCGTGCCCAAGCTGTTCCAGGCCCTGAAGCTGACCGGCAACCTGGCCGCCTACGGTTCGATGGGCATCACCCTGATCCTGGTGATCGGCTGCTGCGTCGCCACCTGGCTGATCAACTACCTGGGCCGTCGCACCATCATCATCCACAGTTTCCTGTGGTCGGGCCTGGCGCTGCTGGGCCTGGGGCTGTTCCCGGATGCCCAGGGCTGGGTGGTGCTGTCGCTGTTCGGCGCCTATGCACTGTTCATCGGCGGCGCCCAGGTGCTGGAGTTCGTCTACCCGAACGAGCTGTTCCCCACCGAGATCCGCGCCTTCGCAGTCGGCATGGGCGCCTCGCTGGCTGCCTTCAGCTCGGCCATCGGCACCTGGCTGGTACCGATCTCGCTGGAGCAGTTCGGCATTGCCAACACGATGTTCGCGGCCAGCGCGATTACCATGCTCGGCCTTGCGGTCTCGCTGGTGCTGGCACCGGAGACCAGGTCGATGAGCCTGCAGGAAGCGGCAGCGCTGTAA